A genome region from Chengkuizengella sp. SCS-71B includes the following:
- a CDS encoding Yip1 family protein, whose amino-acid sequence MDIEQQNDESKTDVVKLNPWTKIMFKPRTTMRYIINTNPPAGKVLFLICLVIFVNLFNNAIQGILLNNFSIAMFLPFILFSAIGIPIVYYLVPIFFKWIGGILGGKGTIKEIRYVVGYTSIPSIYSSLMIMIFKIVEYFSLGISTISFVILILPLTILTFSISIWTFIISLKCLAEAHKFSAWKALGTLIIGWIIIFIPLGIITFIVYFILLL is encoded by the coding sequence TTGGACATAGAACAACAAAATGATGAATCTAAAACAGACGTTGTAAAATTAAACCCTTGGACAAAGATTATGTTCAAACCTCGTACTACTATGAGATACATAATAAATACAAATCCACCAGCAGGAAAAGTCCTTTTTTTGATTTGTTTAGTAATCTTTGTTAACTTATTTAATAACGCAATTCAAGGTATTTTACTAAATAATTTTAGCATTGCAATGTTTTTGCCTTTTATTCTCTTTTCAGCTATCGGTATACCAATTGTTTACTATTTAGTTCCAATATTTTTCAAATGGATAGGTGGTATTTTAGGTGGGAAAGGTACTATAAAAGAAATTCGATATGTAGTTGGCTATACTAGTATCCCATCAATCTACTCATCTTTGATGATTATGATTTTTAAAATAGTTGAATATTTTTCACTAGGAATCTCAACAATATCATTCGTAATTCTAATACTGCCACTTACAATTTTAACTTTCTCAATTTCGATATGGACTTTTATTATTTCTTTAAAGTGTTTAGCTGAGGCTCATAAATTTTCAGCTTGGAAAGCGTTAGGCACTTTAATAATAGGTTGGATAATAATATTTATACCTCTTGGCATAATTACTTTTATAGTATATTTTATATTGTTACTTTAA